A segment of the Streptomyces sp. P9-A2 genome:
AAGGCCGCGAAGACGCGTTGGACGTCGTCGAGGAAGAGCTGGGTGTAGATGTAGGTTTCGCCGTCGGCGGGGTCGGTGAAGCGGTGCATGCCTTCGCCGGTGCGGGAGTAGTGCATGGCGGCGTCGATGTGGAGTTCGTGTTCGCCGGGGGTGAGGCCCTTGAGCGGCAGTCGGTTGCCGTTGAGGGTCTCGGGGTCCAGTGGGTGTCCGTCGAGGGTGACGGAGCGCAGCTCGGCGGGCTTGATCTCGACGAAGGTGTCCGTGTCATCCTGGTCCGCGAGGACGGTGAAGCGGATCAGGGTGCGGGAGTCGAAGGTGTCGTCACCGGTGGTGAGGTCGAGTTCGATCGCGTAGCGGTGGACGTCGAGGAGCTGTGCTCGGTTCTGCGCTTCGTCGCGCGTGAGTACGGACATGCGGGCCATGCTGCCTGATGCCGTTGGTGGGGCACAGAGGCGGATCGGTACATGGCTTATGTCCGGTCCGGTGCGGGCTCCCGGGTGTGCGCCCCTGTGTGTGGGGTGCGGGGTGTGCGTGCCGTCGCGTGGGGGCGGTGCCGGTGGGGTGTGGTGCCGGTCGTGGGTGTCCGTGCCCCCCGGAGGGGGCGGGGGGATCAGTCCGTGGTGGGTGTGGGGGTGCCGGTGGGAGCGCCGGTGGGGCTCTCGGTGGTGCCGTCGGCGATGTGTTCGTGGTGGCGGATGACCTCGGCGATGATGAAGTTCAGGAACTTCTCGGCGAAGGCCGGGTCGAGTCTGGCGTTCTCGGCGAGGGTGCGCAGCCGGGTGATCTGGCGGGCTTCGCGGGCCGGGTCGGCGGGGGGCAGCCGGTGTTCGGCTTTGAGGCGGCCGACCTGCTGGGTGCATTTGAAGCGTTCGGCGAGCATGTGGACGACGGCCGCGTCGATGTTGTCGATGCTGTCGCGCAGCCTGGCGAGTTCCTCACGGACCGCGGGGTCGACGTCACCGGTACCGGTGCTGCTGGTGGTCATGGGAAGTCAGCCTACGGGGCGGTGGCGGGGTGCCGGGTGTCCGCGGTCGGGAACAGGTGGTGGGGTGGGCTCGTACAGTGGAACCGGTTGTGGGGCGTCTTGGGGGGGTGAGGCGTGACGAGTGATGGGGCGGTGGAGCGGGGCTTTCCGCATCTGGAGACGGTGCGGTCGGCTGTGACCGCGCTGTACCGGCGTTTGTCGTACGACACGGTGCAGGCGTTCTCGGTGAGTGTGGCGCCTGTCGATGTGGCGTTCCGCGATACGGATGATCTTCATATGGGGGCGCAGCGGGTGGCGCGGGAGATGGTGCGGCACTATCGGTTGCCGGATGCGCGGTTGATCGTCAGTTTTCGCGATATGAAGTATGCGGCGCATGTCGAGCTGGCGGCGGGTCCTGAGTACTTCGTGGAGCTGAACGACCGGTTCCGGACGCATCGGCGGGATATAGGGGCGGCGCTGGCTCACGAGGTGATGCATGTCTATCTGCATCGTCTGGGGTTGTCGTTTCCCGGTACGCGCGACAACGAGCTGCTGACCGATACGGCGGCGACGTATCTGGGGGCGGGGTGGCTGCTGCTGGACGCGTTCCGTCAGGACGAGGTGTCGTCGCAGAAGCTGGGGTATCTCACGCCGGAGGAGTTCGGCTATGTGCTGGCGAAGCGGTCGCTGGTGTTCGGTGAGGACCCGTCGGTGTGGTTCACCAGCGAGCAGGCTCACAGCGCGTATGTGAGCGGGATGGAGTTGGCCCGGCTCGACGAACGGCAGCCGCCGCTGGCGGCCGCCGGCTGGACGGGGCGCCGGCGGTACGCACGGGAGCGTCGGCATGCCCAGGGGCAGCGCGGGCTTCTCTCCTTCCCGTCGGCCCGGACGGATGTGCCGTACAGCTTCACTCGGGGTGGTGGCCGTGAGGAGCCGCTGCGGGTGTCGTTCCCGTGTCCTACGTGTCATCAGCGGATCAGGGTCCCGGTGCGGGGGCGGGTGCGGGCGCGGTGCGCGTTGTGCCGGACGGTGCTGGAGTGCGACACGTAGGGGGTTCGGGGTGGGGGCAGGGAATCGGTGGTGGGCGTTCGGCGGCCCCTGCCGGGCTCCGTTCCCGGGCCCCCGGGCCCTCAGGGCCGTCGTTCAGGGCCGTCGTTTCGAAGTCGGAGGCGAGGTGCGGCGTCTCCCGTTCGGATCGGGCCGGGCTTGCGGGTTCTGTCCTGTCCGTGCGAAGGGTCCTGGAAGCGTTCTGAAGATCTTGACATCACGCTCGTCCTGCGCCGGTTCACGCCGATTGGCGTTTACTGGCAATCCGGCGTGAACCGGGCGGCCCGAGCAGGATCTTCAGCGGTCTTCCAGGGCCGCACGATGCCCCGCGCCCGCGCGTCCACGAGCCACTTGGGGAACTCGTCCAGCAGCCGGTCGTACAGCTCGGTGTCCGGCACCTTGCGGGGGTCTGCGCCCGCGTGGAAGAACCCCGCGTTGTCGACGATCCTCTTGTCCGGTACGGCCAGGTCGTCCAGCTTGCGCAGGTAGTCGAACTGCCGGCTGCCGGGGTCGCCGAAGCCGATGAACTGCCAGAACAGTGGCAGCCTCGCCGCCTTGCACAGGTATCGTTCCGCGGCGAGCCGGTTGATGGGGCCGCCGTCGGTCTGGAAGACGACGAGGGCCGGTTCGGTCGATCCGCTGTCGAGGTAGTGGTCGATGACGGCGTCCATGGCCAGGTGGTAGCTGGTTTTCCCCATGTGCCCGAGTCCGGCCGCGATCCGCTCGACGCGCCCTTCGTGGTCGGCGAGGGCGATGTCGGTGACGGCGTCGATGTCCGTGGAGAAGAACACCATCGGCACGATGCCGTCGTCGTCGAGGTGGGCGGACAGGCCCAGTACCCGGTCGGCGAGCGCCTGCACGCTGCCGTCCCTGTAGTACGGCTTCATGGAGCCGGAGTAGTCGATCACCAGGTAGACCGCGGCGCGCAGGCCGTCCAGTCCGTGTCCGGACAGCGCGTGTCCTGCGGTCTTGTACAGGCTGACCAGCTTGGGTGCGGTCTCCTCGATCTTGGTCAGGCTGATCGCGGCCACGCGCACTCCTCCCTCGGTAACCAGGACCGGCTGCCCGGTCACCGAAACCGGTCGTTCGGTCACCGAAACCGGTCCTGAGCGTACGGCACGCGCACCCCGCCTCCTCAACCCTCCACCGCCGTTCGCTATTTTGTTCGCCGCGGCCCTCAGCGGCTCGTCCGTCCTGTCCCTCGCAAGGAGCCGGCTCGTGGATTCCGAGGCCACCGTCACCACCTGTTACCGTCACCCCAAGGTGGAGTGCCATGTCCGCTGCGTGCGCTGCGACCGGTACATCTGCCCGGACTGCATGCGGGAGGCGGCCGTGGGCCACCAGTGCCCCGACTGCGTGAAGGAGGGCATGCGGTCGATACGGCAGGCCCGCACCGTGGTCGGCGGTCACGTCCGGGCGGTGCCGGTGGTGACATACGTACTGATCGCCGTCAGCGTGCTGGTGTATCTGGCGGAGCTGGCGCTGCCGGAGATCGTGGACCGGTTCGCGATGCTGGGCGCGGGGCTGGTCGGGCCGGACGGTGGTCACTACGTGTGGGTCGAGGGCGCGCACTTCGGGGAGTTCCGCCAGGAGGGTCTGGTGAACGGGGAGTGGTACCGGCTGCTGACCGGTGCCTTCCTGCATCTTCCGCCGACCGAGGGCACGTTCGGACTTCTGCACATCGTGATGAACATGATGGTGCTGTGGAACCTGGGCCGGGCCGTCGAGCCGATGCTGGGCCGTGTCCACTATCTCGCCCTGTACCTGTTGTCGGCGCTGGGCGGCTCGGTGCTGGTGCTGCTGCTGGCGCCGCAGGAAGCCGTGGTCGGCGCGTCCGGGGCGATCTTCGGGCTGGGTGCCGCGTACTACGTGGTGGCCCGTCGGATCGGTGCCGACATGCAAGCGGTCAACCGGTTCATGGCCGGGCTGCTGCTGTGGCTGGTGATCTCCGCGGTGGTGACGTCCTGGGAGGGGCATCTGGGCGGGCTGCTGGCGGGCGGTGCGGTGGCGGTGGCGTTCGCGTACGTGCCCAGGGGCAGGCGCCGGACGTTGCTGCAGGCGGGGGCTTGTCTGGCGCTGCTCGCACTGCTCGTCGTCCTGGCGGTGGCCAAGGTGTCGGAACTGACCGGTGGAGGAGTTTCCCAGTGAAACGTTCAGCCCTGCTGCTCGCGGCCGTGCCCGTGGTGGCGACGGCCGTGTACATGCTGATGCCCGCGGGGCCCGAGGGCGCGGCCGCCGGCGACGGACCGTCCGTGTCCGCCTCACCTAACGCGCGTGAGCAGACCAAGGAGCGCGCCGAGTCGCAGTCGGCCGAGGACGACGCGCTGGTGG
Coding sequences within it:
- a CDS encoding chorismate mutase codes for the protein MTTSSTGTGDVDPAVREELARLRDSIDNIDAAVVHMLAERFKCTQQVGRLKAEHRLPPADPAREARQITRLRTLAENARLDPAFAEKFLNFIIAEVIRHHEHIADGTTESPTGAPTGTPTPTTD
- a CDS encoding vWA domain-containing protein, whose product is MAAISLTKIEETAPKLVSLYKTAGHALSGHGLDGLRAAVYLVIDYSGSMKPYYRDGSVQALADRVLGLSAHLDDDGIVPMVFFSTDIDAVTDIALADHEGRVERIAAGLGHMGKTSYHLAMDAVIDHYLDSGSTEPALVVFQTDGGPINRLAAERYLCKAARLPLFWQFIGFGDPGSRQFDYLRKLDDLAVPDKRIVDNAGFFHAGADPRKVPDTELYDRLLDEFPKWLVDARARGIVRPWKTAEDPARAARFTPDCQ
- a CDS encoding rhomboid family intramembrane serine protease; its protein translation is MDSEATVTTCYRHPKVECHVRCVRCDRYICPDCMREAAVGHQCPDCVKEGMRSIRQARTVVGGHVRAVPVVTYVLIAVSVLVYLAELALPEIVDRFAMLGAGLVGPDGGHYVWVEGAHFGEFRQEGLVNGEWYRLLTGAFLHLPPTEGTFGLLHIVMNMMVLWNLGRAVEPMLGRVHYLALYLLSALGGSVLVLLLAPQEAVVGASGAIFGLGAAYYVVARRIGADMQAVNRFMAGLLLWLVISAVVTSWEGHLGGLLAGGAVAVAFAYVPRGRRRTLLQAGACLALLALLVVLAVAKVSELTGGGVSQ